One window of Vitis riparia cultivar Riparia Gloire de Montpellier isolate 1030 chromosome 5, EGFV_Vit.rip_1.0, whole genome shotgun sequence genomic DNA carries:
- the LOC117914642 gene encoding protein argonaute 10-like gives MPMRQMKESSEQHLVIKTHLQNSMNPVQKPPKTAQNGKGPPSHEPQNAKPHSQTSPSSKNRGRRRGRGGRKSDQSDVFMRPSSRPCTVADKPVLAHQAGPLVTDIPHGCVENGGNMCEMEMGFPSSSKSLTFAPRPGYGQLGTKCIVKANHFFTELPEKDLNQYDVTITPEVSSRTVNRAIMNELVKLYKESDLGMRLPAYDGRKSLYTAGELPFAWKEFKVKLVDEEDGINGPKREREYKVVIKFVARANLHHLGQFLAGKRADAPQEALQILDIVLRELSTRRYCPVGRSFFSPDIRAPQRLGEGLESWCGFYQSIRPTQMGLSLNIDMSSAAFIEALPVIEFVGQLLGKDVLSRPLSDSDRVKIKKALRGVKVEVTHRGNVRRKYRVSGLTSQPTRELVFPVDDNSTMKSVVEYFQEMYGFTIQHAHLPCLQVGNQKKANYLPLEACKIVEGQRYTKRLNERQITALLKVTCQRPRDQENDILQTVQHNAYDQDPYAKEFGIKISEKLASVEARILPAPWLKYHETGKEKDCLPQVGQWNMMNKKMINGMTVSRWACINFSRSVQESVARGFCNELAQMCQVSGMEFNPEPVIPIYMARPDQVEKALKHVYHASMNKLKGKELELLLAILPDNNGSLYGDLKRICETDLGLISQCCLTKHVFKISKQYLANVSLKINVKMGGRNTVLLDAISCRIPLVSDIPTIIFGADVTHPENGEDSSPSIAAVVASQDWPEVTKYAGLVCAQAHRQELIQDLYKTWHDPVRGTVSGGMIRDLLVSFRKATGQKPLRIIFYRDGVSEGQFYQVLLYELDAIRKACASLEPNYQPPVTFIVVQKRHHTRLFANNHRDRNSTDRSGNILPGTVVDSKICHPTEFDFYLCSHAGIQGTSRPAHYHVLWDENNFTADGIQSLTNNLCYTYARCTRSVSVVPPAYYAHLAAFRARFYMEPDMQENGSNGGGGGGHAAKATRASGETGVRPLPALKENVKRVMFYC, from the exons ATGCCTATGAGGCAGATGAAAGAGAGCTCAGAGCAACACCTAGTGATCAAAACCCACTTGCAGAACTCCATGAACCCAGTTCAAAAGCCCCCCAAAACTGCTCAAAATGGGAAAGGCCCCCCATCCCATGAACCTCAGAACGCCAAACCTCACAGCCAAACTTCGCCTTCATCAAAAAACAGAGGGAGGAGAAGAGGAAGAGGTGGCAGAAAATCTGATCAAAGCGATGTTTTCATGCGCCCCAGTTCAAGGCCCTGCACTGTAGCAGATAAGCCAGTTTTGGCGCACCAGGCTGGACCTCTTGTTACTGATATTCCTCATGGGTGTGTCGAAAATGGGGGCAACATGTGTGAAATGGAGATGGGTTTTCCTTCTTCAAGTAAGTCTTTGACCTTTGCACCTAGGCCCGGGTATGGTCAACTTGGAACAAAATGTATTGTGAAGGCCAACCATTTCTTTACTGAGTTACCAGAGAAGGACTTGAATCAGTATGAT GTGACAATTACTCCTGAAGTGTCCTCAAGAACGGTTAACAGAGCTATCATGAATGAGCTGGTGAAACTGTACAAAGAATCTGACTTGGGAATGAGATTGCCTGCTTATGATGGTAGAAAGAGTCTATACACTGCTggtgagcttccatttgcttggAAAGAGTTCAAGGTTAAGCTAGTTGATGAAGAGGATGGAATCAATGGTCCCAA AAGAGAGAGGGAGTATAAAGTGGTCATCAAGTTTGTAGCACGGGCAAACTTGCATCATTTGGGCCAGTTTCTGGCTGGTAAGCGAGCAGATGCTCCACAGGAAGCTCTTCAAATTCTTGACATTGTATTGAGAGAGCTCTCTACTAGAAG GTACTGTCCTGTTGGGAGATCCTTCTTTTCTCCTGATATTAGAGCACCTCAACGTCTTGGAGAAGGTTTGGAGTCATGGTGTGGATTCTACCAGAGTATAAGACCTACTCAGATGGGTTTGTCTCTGAATATTG ATATGTCTTCGGCTGCATTTATTGAAGCTCTCCCTGTAATAGAGTTTGTTGGTCAGCTATTAGGCAAAGATGTGTTATCTAGGCCATTGTCTGATTCTGACCGTGTGAAG ATCAAAAAGGCCCTTAGAGGAGTAAAAGTTGAAGTAACACACAGAGGGAATGTACGAAGAAAGTATCGTGTATCAGGACTAACATCCCAACCTACAAGAGAACTAGT TTTTCCTGTTGATGATAATTCAACCATGAAGTCAGTTGTGGAATACTTCCAAGAAATGTATGGCTTTACAATTCAACATGCACACCTTCCTTGCCTTCAAGTAGGAAACCAGAAGAAGGCTAACTATTTACCTTTGGAG GCCTGCAAAATTGTAGAGGGGCAGCGGTATACCAAAAGGTTGAATGAGAGGCAAATTACTGCTCTATTAAAAGTTACATGCCAAAGACCCAGGGATCAGGAAAACGATATTCTGCAG ACGGTTCAACATAATGCTTATGATCAAGATCCATATGCAAAGGAGTTTGGGATCAAAATCAGTGAAAAATTAGCTTCTGTTGAGGCTCGGATTCTTCCTGCTCCTTGG CTGAAATATCATGAAACTGGGAAGGAAAAGGATTGTTTGCCTCAAGTCGGTCAGTGGAATATGATGAACAAA AAAATGATCAATGGAATGACTGTTAGCCGGTGGGCATGTATCAACTTCTCTCGGAGTGTGCAAGAGAGTGTTGCTCGTGGGTTTTGTAATGAATTGGCTCAAATGTGTCAAGTGTCTGGCATG GAATTTAACCCCGAACCTGTTATTCCAATCTACATGGCCAGACCTGATCAAGTAGAGAAAGCTCTGAAGCATGTGTATCATGCATCTATGAACAAACTCAAAGGAAAAGAATTGGAGCTTCTATTAGCTATTTTACCTGACAACAATGGGTCTTTATATG GTGATCTTAAGAGAATATGTGAAACCGACCTTGGTCTAATATCACAATGCTGTCTCACAAAACATGTCTTCAAGATTAGCAAGCAGTACTTAGCCAATGTGTCTCTGAAGATTAATGTTAAG ATGGGTGGTAGAAACACTGTCCTTTTGGATGCTATCAGTTGCAGGATACCATTAGTTAGTGACATACCAACCATAATATTTGGAGCAGATGTGACGCATCCAGAGAATGGAGAAGACTCCAGCCCTTCAATTGCTGCT GTAGTAGCTTCTCAGGACTGGCCTGAAGTCACAAAATATGCAGGATTGGTTTGTGCTCAGGCTCACAGACAGGAACTGATACAAGATTTATACAAGACATGGCATGATCCTGTTCGTGGCACAGTTAGTGGTGGCATGATTCG GGATCTTTTGGTTTCCTTTCGGAAGGCGACAGGGCAGAAGCCACTAAGGATTATATTTTACAG GGATGGTGTTAGTGAAGGGCAATTTTATCAAGTGCTACTTTATGAACTAGATGCAATCCGGAAA GCTTGTGCTTCTCTAGAACCAAACTATCAACCACCAGTTACTTTTATTGTGGTTCAAAAACGACATCATACCCGATTGTTCGCTAACAACCACAGGGACCGGAACAGCACTGACAGAAGCGGGAATATTTTGCCTG GCACAGTGGTTGATTCTAAAATTTGTCATCCGActgaatttgatttttatctctGCAGCCATGCTGGTATTCAg GGGACAAGTAGGCCTGCTCATTACCATGTTTTATGGGATGAGAACAATTTCACAGCAGATGGAATTCAATCCTTGACGAACAATCTTTGCTACACATATGCCAGGTGCACACGATCGGTGTCTGTTG TTCCTCCAGCATATTATGCACATTTAGCAGCATTTCGAGCCCGATTCTACATGGAGCCTGACATGCAGGAGAATGGTTCAaatggaggtggtggtggtggtcaTGCTGCCAAGGCTACACGAGCATCCGGAGAGACTGGTGTCCGGCCATTGCCAGCActtaaagaaaatgtgaaaagagTAATGTTTTATTGTTAG